GCATCGGCTGCGGCAACTGCATCCCGGCCTGTCCGTACGACGCCCGCTACCGCAACCCGGTGAGCAGGAAGGCCGACAAGTGCAACTACTGCCCCGAACGCAGGGCGGCCGGACTCGAACCCGCCTGCGTGGACACCTGTCCCACCAAGGCACGCGTGTTCGGCGATATCAACGACCCGGATTCCGAGGCCTCCAGGCTGCTTCGGGAGAACAAGCCCCGCGTGCAGGTGGTGGTCAACGAGGCCACGAACACCAAGCCCAACATGTACTACATCGGATCGCCCGGAGACGCGGCATGGCCCAGAAAGGCCGTGGTGCCCTCCAGCATGGTGGCCATGAAGGAGGCCGCGCCGCTGGTCAAGGGACTGGTGGGGCTGACCGGCCTCGGTGTGCTGGCCATGCTCGGCAGACAGCTCTTTGCCGGAGACTCCGGGGATTCTCACGAGGAGGACCGTCATGGCTAGACAGTTCAAGCGCCACGACCGTTCCGACATATTCATCCACTGGTTCAACGCCGCCTGCTGGCTGCTGTTGCTCATCACGGGCATCGGCCTGATCAGCAACCCGGCCATCGACCCGCTCGGTTCCGGATATCCCGAGGCCATGCGCTCGCTCGTGGGCGGCGGGGCCAATCTGCTGGCCATCCACGAGGTCATCGGCTTCGTCTGGATTCTGGGCTTCATCTGGTATCTGGCCGTGAACGCCCGCGGCGCCGGTTTCTTCCTGAAGGAGGTCTTTATGGTCTCCCCGGCTCGCGACATGGCCTGGATGCTCAAGAAGAT
The genomic region above belongs to Desulfovibrio oxyclinae DSM 11498 and contains:
- a CDS encoding 4Fe-4S dicluster domain-containing protein, translating into MARKLAMVIDASKCIDCKGCMVSCKVANGVPEEHWRNWIKPTEPQFGPGRRPSIRFQPGGCMHCDKPTCVEACPTGATFKDKETGEVVIDKDLCIGCGNCIPACPYDARYRNPVSRKADKCNYCPERRAAGLEPACVDTCPTKARVFGDINDPDSEASRLLRENKPRVQVVVNEATNTKPNMYYIGSPGDAAWPRKAVVPSSMVAMKEAAPLVKGLVGLTGLGVLAMLGRQLFAGDSGDSHEEDRHG